One window from the genome of Dyadobacter sp. CECT 9275 encodes:
- a CDS encoding DUF58 domain-containing protein: MKNFLSALYFSRNFWVVLIVLVVGYVWAYIFPVLWPLMNIALILGLVFTAADIYILFRIRQGIFARRHVPERLSNGDDNPVTIFLENNYAFKINIEVVDEIPHQFQRRDVLFLTKMAPGAQQQIHYELRPVQRGTYDFGKINVFVSSPLRLLMRRYRFDQHQVVPVYPSFLQMRQFSLLAVANRLNEVGVKRIRQVGQSMEFDQVRGYVFGDDPRAVNWKATARQGDVMVNSYQDSRQQPVYCLIDKGRVMQSPFDGLTLLDYAINAALVLSNIALMKDDKAGLITFADKIGQTVPADRRSGQLQKLLEVLYHQKTIFPETDFERLASTVRYHIRQRSLLLLFTNFETLEALQRQLPYLRRMARNHMLVVIFFENTETKELVSQPAANVEALYLKTIAGRFQYEKKRILAELRTYGIQAIYTPPQQLSVNTINKYLELKARGVI; encoded by the coding sequence TTGAAAAATTTTCTCAGCGCTCTTTATTTTTCCCGCAACTTCTGGGTCGTGCTGATCGTGCTGGTTGTGGGATATGTGTGGGCCTATATTTTTCCGGTATTATGGCCGCTGATGAATATTGCCTTAATACTCGGCCTGGTATTCACAGCTGCGGATATTTACATTTTGTTCAGAATCCGGCAAGGGATCTTTGCGAGGCGTCACGTTCCAGAAAGATTGTCAAATGGAGACGATAATCCGGTGACGATATTTCTGGAAAACAATTATGCTTTCAAAATCAATATAGAGGTGGTGGATGAAATTCCGCACCAGTTTCAGCGCCGGGATGTACTTTTCCTGACTAAGATGGCGCCAGGTGCCCAGCAACAGATCCATTACGAATTAAGGCCTGTACAGCGGGGTACCTATGACTTTGGGAAAATCAACGTTTTTGTTTCCTCTCCGTTAAGGCTCCTCATGCGGCGCTACCGTTTTGACCAGCATCAGGTAGTTCCGGTATATCCTTCGTTTCTTCAGATGCGGCAGTTTTCGTTACTAGCGGTTGCCAACCGGTTGAACGAAGTGGGTGTAAAGCGTATCCGCCAGGTGGGGCAATCCATGGAGTTTGATCAGGTTAGGGGATATGTTTTCGGTGACGATCCCCGTGCAGTGAACTGGAAAGCTACGGCCCGGCAAGGGGATGTAATGGTGAATTCGTACCAGGACAGCCGCCAGCAGCCAGTGTATTGTCTGATCGACAAAGGGCGCGTGATGCAGTCTCCTTTTGATGGACTCACCTTGCTGGATTATGCAATCAATGCAGCCCTGGTGCTAAGTAACATTGCTCTGATGAAAGACGACAAAGCCGGACTGATCACATTTGCTGATAAAATCGGACAGACGGTACCCGCCGACCGGCGTAGCGGTCAGTTGCAGAAACTGCTGGAAGTGCTGTATCACCAGAAAACGATTTTCCCTGAAACGGATTTTGAAAGACTTGCCAGTACGGTCAGGTACCATATCCGTCAGCGTAGTTTGCTTTTGCTGTTTACCAATTTTGAAACCCTGGAAGCGTTGCAGCGCCAACTGCCTTATCTGCGCAGAATGGCGCGGAATCATATGCTGGTTGTCATATTTTTTGAAAATACAGAAACAAAAGAGCTGGTTTCTCAACCGGCAGCGAATGTGGAAGCGTTGTACCTGAAAACGATTGCGGGGAGATTTCAATATGAAAAAAAACGTATCCTGGCCGAACTCCGTACGTATGGCATCCAAGCCATATATACTCCGCCGCAGCAACTCTCTGTAAATACAATTAATAAATATCTGGAGCTGAAAGCAAGAGGAGTGATTTGA